A portion of the Chlamydia avium 10DC88 genome contains these proteins:
- a CDS encoding exodeoxyribonuclease VII small subunit, with protein MEEIPFEKAMDRLEEIVDLMSQPTTSLDTSLQLYEEAESLMRICESRIRQAEERVRQLSEKRKEDFPSLEEVPYTH; from the coding sequence ATGGAAGAAATTCCCTTTGAAAAGGCTATGGACAGGTTGGAAGAGATTGTTGACTTGATGAGCCAGCCAACAACATCATTAGATACCTCATTACAGCTTTATGAAGAAGCAGAATCATTAATGCGTATTTGTGAGTCACGCATTCGGCAAGCTGAAGAACGAGTGCGTCAGCTATCAGAAAAACGTAAGGAAGATTTCCCTTCCCTAGAGGAAGTCCCTTATACACATTAA
- the xseA gene encoding exodeoxyribonuclease VII large subunit has product MFPSSPPQAVTTLTESIKNLLESNFCQIVVKGELSNVSLQSSGHLYFGIKDNKSFLHGAFFHFKSRYFDRHPKDGDFVILHGKLAVYAPRGQYQIIAHALIYAGEGDLVQKLEETKKRLASAGYFSQERKRALPNLPQRIGVITSPTGAVIQDILRILSRRCHQYKLLLYPVTVQGETAAKEITKAIEVMNEENLADVLILARGGGSIEDLWAFNEEILVKAVATSTLPIISAVGHETDYTLCDFAADVRAPTPSAAAEIVCQSSEQLLHALQNSLNYLHTHAQQFLSAKTQQLLQWRRQLDRIDLFHSSQQSLDYLRQAADRLMQAKLLQSIQSYKQSSRWLQNNFLQRINQRLHDVSRMLHASMCNQLFNWKHRYFHIKRNLISLNREHPFSHKLFLWNLQICRALRQRLQSSFYFLNYKQKQLSHRALCLNQKIFQGRQSLTNIDKRIVILITNQLNACKTNIMFYDDTLYLKLHQNIERNKEKYLAICKQLFSLSPKHVLQRGYAMLFDFNKNCAIISARSLRKHHRVKVRLQDGEAILSVEDTQYC; this is encoded by the coding sequence ATGTTTCCATCGTCTCCACCTCAAGCAGTAACAACTCTTACTGAATCCATAAAAAACCTTTTAGAATCAAATTTCTGTCAGATTGTGGTTAAAGGAGAACTCAGTAACGTCTCTTTGCAATCTAGTGGACATTTATATTTTGGTATTAAAGACAATAAATCCTTTCTTCATGGGGCTTTCTTCCATTTCAAAAGTCGATATTTTGATCGTCACCCCAAAGACGGAGACTTTGTTATTCTTCATGGGAAACTTGCTGTCTATGCTCCTAGAGGACAATACCAAATTATTGCTCATGCTTTGATTTATGCTGGAGAAGGAGATCTGGTACAAAAACTAGAGGAAACAAAAAAGCGCTTAGCTTCTGCAGGATACTTCTCTCAAGAAAGAAAACGCGCCTTACCTAATTTACCCCAGCGTATTGGTGTGATTACTAGTCCGACAGGGGCAGTAATTCAGGATATTCTGCGTATTCTTTCTCGTCGTTGTCACCAATACAAATTACTACTCTACCCCGTAACTGTTCAGGGAGAAACCGCAGCAAAAGAAATCACAAAAGCTATTGAAGTAATGAACGAAGAGAACTTAGCTGATGTTCTTATCTTAGCGCGTGGCGGAGGGAGTATTGAAGATCTCTGGGCATTTAATGAAGAAATTCTTGTAAAAGCGGTAGCAACAAGTACTCTACCAATTATCTCTGCTGTAGGCCATGAAACTGATTATACATTATGTGATTTTGCTGCTGATGTCCGTGCTCCTACTCCCTCAGCAGCAGCCGAAATTGTTTGCCAAAGTAGTGAACAACTTCTACACGCACTACAAAACTCTCTAAATTACTTACACACGCATGCACAACAATTTCTCTCTGCAAAAACACAACAACTCCTCCAATGGAGACGTCAATTAGATCGTATAGATTTGTTTCATTCTTCCCAACAATCCTTAGATTACTTAAGACAAGCTGCTGATAGATTAATGCAAGCAAAACTGCTACAATCTATACAAAGCTATAAGCAATCCTCACGCTGGTTGCAAAATAATTTCTTACAGCGTATCAACCAACGTCTTCATGATGTTTCTCGCATGCTACACGCAAGTATGTGTAATCAATTGTTCAATTGGAAGCATCGTTATTTTCATATTAAAAGAAATCTTATCTCTCTCAATAGGGAACATCCCTTTTCTCATAAACTTTTTCTTTGGAATCTTCAGATATGCCGTGCCCTACGCCAACGATTACAAAGCTCTTTCTATTTTCTAAATTATAAACAAAAACAGTTATCCCACAGGGCTCTTTGTCTAAATCAAAAAATCTTTCAAGGAAGGCAATCTCTAACAAATATAGATAAACGAATAGTTATCTTGATTACTAATCAACTGAATGCCTGTAAAACGAATATCATGTTTTATGACGATACTCTCTATCTAAAACTGCATCAAAATATAGAAAGAAACAAAGAGAAATACCTCGCTATATGCAAGCAGTTATTTTCACTAAGTCCTAAACATGTTTTACAACGTGGATATGCTATGCTCTTTGACTTTAATAAAAATTGCGCTATTATTTCTGCGAGAAGCTTGCGTAAGCATCATCGTGTCAAAGTGCGCCTGCAAGATGGAGAGGCTATTCTTTCTGTAGAAGATACGCAATATTGTTAA
- the tpiA gene encoding triose-phosphate isomerase — protein MGRERYIFGNWKMNKTSQEAKEYFSIFCSLVQDIQTPVIGIAPPFTALHTCFQSLHSQESSVLLGAQNLHQEMAGAFTGEVSLPMLKEFGVQFVLIGHSERRHIFHEDDATIALKVSATARGGMIPVLCVGETLVDKEEGRTQEVLSNQLVLGLSQLPEISSIIIAYEPTWAIGTGKVASTTDVQEAHVFCRQVISRIFSKEKAETVSILYGGSVKEDNARGFAACPDVDGLLVGGASIDPKGFSRVIGQFLL, from the coding sequence ATGGGACGAGAGCGTTATATTTTTGGTAATTGGAAAATGAACAAAACTTCTCAGGAAGCGAAGGAGTATTTCTCAATTTTCTGTTCTTTAGTACAAGATATACAAACACCTGTTATTGGTATTGCTCCACCATTCACTGCTTTGCATACATGTTTTCAGAGTTTACATTCTCAGGAATCCTCTGTTTTGTTGGGAGCACAGAATCTTCATCAAGAGATGGCCGGAGCATTTACAGGAGAGGTGTCTTTGCCTATGCTTAAGGAATTTGGTGTTCAATTCGTTTTAATCGGCCATTCGGAACGACGACATATTTTTCATGAAGATGATGCAACGATAGCATTGAAAGTAAGCGCTACAGCTCGTGGAGGAATGATTCCTGTTTTATGCGTAGGGGAGACATTAGTAGATAAAGAAGAGGGAAGAACACAAGAGGTGTTATCCAATCAATTGGTTTTAGGACTTTCGCAGCTCCCAGAAATCTCTTCTATTATTATTGCTTATGAACCTACATGGGCTATTGGTACTGGAAAGGTAGCATCAACTACAGATGTGCAGGAGGCTCATGTTTTTTGTCGTCAAGTGATATCGCGAATTTTCTCTAAAGAAAAAGCAGAGACAGTGTCTATCCTTTATGGAGGTTCTGTGAAAGAGGATAATGCTAGAGGGTTTGCTGCTTGTCCCGATGTTGATGGCCTGTTGGTGGGGGGAGCCTCTATAGATCCTAAGGGGTTTTCTCGTGTAATTGGGCAGTTTCTCCTCTAA
- a CDS encoding HEAT repeat domain-containing protein — protein sequence MGLSHLILALGFSLSFSGIVFGNFPETVSHKILYASQKSVEQSLISYLEALDVYGEHDFGLLRTIAINCLRQGLQSTDPYIRKSTIVGAGLIGSSEALDILSQAMYIDDPLQQLFVLSAVSQHLGNSADELLFQALSSPYPIIRLEAAYRLASRKNIKVIDYLHAFIHKLPEDIRCVAAAIFLKLETEEADTYIRQLLSSPKSTTRNYVTLMIGEYRQKRFLPTLRNLLTSASPLDCEAAIYALGMLKDGQSYRIIKSLSEKQNPDISLAAAQALLALGKEEEALPIFIKQIQEERCYAIYTARLLSKEVGIPLILPLFLGTSNLDVKINAALTLIHLGCDHPHLLDFMTEWLTQPNQNRALFPIFSPGRATQAWKCRNLILPTHPVERAKALSTLQSTEEQILISLLELPKEAYLSYIKRILKSQKTSLAAKAITFLSHSSHQQALEILNQAAQLPGEPIIRAYAHLALYNLTKDPKNKLSLHHYAQELITETLLFIDTEDGQSHPDSPYLRYQISPEIRAKLMLDILEALVSSKNHDDIRLLIQLMTQIQAKNRHILAGLLMKIIE from the coding sequence ATGGGATTATCTCATTTAATCTTAGCTCTGGGATTCTCATTAAGTTTTTCTGGAATAGTATTTGGAAACTTCCCAGAGACTGTGAGTCATAAAATTCTTTATGCTAGTCAAAAATCTGTAGAACAATCACTTATTTCTTACTTAGAAGCTTTGGATGTTTATGGTGAACATGACTTTGGATTATTAAGAACAATCGCTATAAATTGTTTAAGGCAAGGCCTACAATCCACGGATCCTTATATTCGTAAAAGTACTATTGTAGGCGCTGGACTCATAGGTTCATCAGAAGCTTTAGATATTCTCTCCCAAGCTATGTATATTGATGATCCTTTGCAACAACTATTCGTTTTATCTGCTGTATCGCAACATCTAGGAAACTCTGCTGATGAGCTTCTATTTCAAGCTTTATCTTCTCCCTATCCAATTATTCGTTTAGAAGCTGCTTATCGCCTTGCTAGTCGAAAAAACATCAAGGTCATTGATTACTTACATGCATTTATTCATAAACTTCCTGAAGACATTCGATGTGTTGCAGCCGCTATTTTTTTAAAATTGGAGACAGAAGAAGCAGATACCTATATTCGTCAACTTCTATCTTCTCCTAAAAGCACAACACGAAATTATGTAACACTAATGATCGGAGAATATCGTCAAAAACGTTTTCTCCCCACATTAAGAAATCTATTAACAAGTGCATCTCCTCTAGATTGTGAAGCTGCTATTTATGCCTTGGGCATGCTTAAAGATGGTCAAAGCTACCGTATAATCAAATCTCTTTCTGAAAAACAAAATCCCGATATTTCCTTAGCTGCTGCGCAAGCTCTTCTTGCTTTAGGAAAAGAAGAAGAAGCTCTTCCTATTTTTATAAAACAAATACAAGAAGAACGCTGTTATGCTATCTACACTGCCCGTTTATTATCTAAAGAGGTAGGTATTCCTCTTATTCTTCCTTTATTTCTCGGAACTTCCAATCTTGACGTTAAGATTAATGCTGCTCTCACGTTAATTCATTTAGGATGCGATCATCCTCATCTGTTGGATTTCATGACGGAATGGCTAACACAACCAAACCAAAACCGAGCTCTTTTCCCTATATTTTCCCCTGGACGCGCTACACAAGCTTGGAAATGTAGAAACTTGATTCTTCCAACACATCCTGTAGAGCGAGCGAAAGCATTATCCACACTTCAATCTACTGAAGAACAGATTCTTATATCTCTACTTGAGCTACCTAAAGAAGCTTATCTCTCTTACATAAAAAGAATACTCAAGAGTCAGAAAACTTCTCTTGCAGCCAAAGCAATTACATTTTTATCTCACTCTTCTCATCAACAAGCATTAGAAATCTTAAATCAAGCTGCTCAGCTACCTGGAGAACCAATTATTCGTGCCTATGCGCATCTTGCATTATATAATCTTACTAAAGATCCTAAAAATAAACTTTCTTTACATCATTATGCTCAGGAACTTATAACGGAAACTCTCTTATTTATTGACACGGAAGATGGTCAGTCGCATCCTGACTCTCCCTACTTAAGATATCAAATCTCTCCTGAAATACGAGCTAAACTCATGTTAGACATTCTAGAGGCTCTTGTGTCATCTAAAAATCATGATGATATCCGTCTGCTAATTCAGTTAATGACACAAATACAAGCTAAAAATCGTCATATTTTAGCCGGACTACTTATGAAAATCATCGAATAA
- a CDS encoding Maf-like protein, which yields MEPHLILGSSSPRRKSILQYFRIPFTCISSCFDEQAVTYHGDPIAYSQTLAIGKAKTIQATHNPKGLILTADTIVVYKGKIFNKPASYEEAIAMLKTLSNQTHSVITSLALLKEHKLITGHEITQVTFSQLPEEYLEKYVRAFSSLDKCGGYSIQDGGGLILHSITGCTYNVQGLPIKTLQRLLLEFGINLWDYLI from the coding sequence ATGGAACCACATCTTATCCTTGGTTCTTCTTCTCCACGAAGAAAGTCTATCCTGCAATACTTTCGCATTCCTTTTACATGCATATCATCGTGTTTTGATGAACAAGCTGTCACTTATCATGGTGATCCGATAGCATACTCCCAAACATTAGCGATTGGTAAAGCTAAAACTATACAAGCCACTCACAACCCAAAAGGATTAATTCTTACTGCAGATACTATTGTTGTTTATAAAGGAAAAATCTTTAATAAACCTGCTTCTTATGAAGAAGCAATTGCTATGTTAAAAACGTTAAGCAATCAAACGCATTCTGTAATTACTAGTTTAGCTTTGCTTAAGGAACACAAACTCATCACAGGGCATGAAATCACACAAGTTACCTTCTCACAGCTTCCAGAAGAATACTTAGAAAAATATGTAAGAGCTTTTTCTTCTTTAGATAAATGTGGAGGATACAGCATTCAGGACGGTGGAGGACTCATTCTCCATAGCATTACAGGCTGTACTTATAATGTACAAGGTCTTCCTATTAAAACATTACAACGTCTTCTTTTAGAGTTTGGTATTAACTTATGGGATTATCTCATTTAA
- a CDS encoding ABC-F family ATP-binding cassette domain-containing protein: protein MSIVLDKISKTVGTRVLFDDVSVVFNPGNRYGLTGPNGAGKSTLLKIITGVVEPTRGSISLPKRVGILRQNIDNFSEYTVLDCVIMGNSRLWNAMQQRDALYLEEFTDAIGIQLGEIEEIIGEEDGYRAESEAEELLTGIGIPEEFFYQKMSLIPIDLQFRVLLCQALFGHPEALLLDEPTNHLDIHSINWLGNFLKDYDGTVIVVSHDRHFLNTITTHIADIDYDTVIIYPGNYDSMVEMKTASREQEKADIKSKEKKIAQLKEFVAKFGAGSRASQVQSRLREIKKLQPQELKKSNIQRPYIRFPLSEKSSGKVVFSLDHLSKSYTDHNVFQPFSLEIYQGDKLGIIGNNGLGKTTLMKLLAGVENPSQGSIKIGHQVAFSYFPQNHSDVLKHCKEETLFEWLRNRKTGISDQDIRSVLGKMLFGGDDAFKQIHTLSGGETARLLMAGMMLENHNVLILDEANNHLDLESVSALSWAINDYKGTVIFVSHDRTLIDECANKLLIFEKGKVIFFDGSMADYTSSKS from the coding sequence ATGAGTATTGTACTTGATAAAATCAGTAAAACTGTAGGCACGCGTGTATTATTTGATGATGTCTCTGTAGTCTTTAATCCGGGGAACCGTTATGGTCTCACGGGTCCTAATGGTGCAGGGAAATCTACACTTCTTAAAATTATTACAGGAGTCGTTGAACCTACACGAGGTTCTATTTCTTTACCTAAAAGAGTGGGTATTCTACGTCAAAACATTGATAATTTTAGTGAATATACTGTTTTGGATTGCGTTATCATGGGGAATTCTCGACTGTGGAACGCTATGCAACAACGTGACGCTTTGTATTTAGAAGAATTTACTGATGCTATTGGTATACAACTCGGAGAAATTGAGGAAATTATCGGGGAGGAGGATGGCTATCGTGCTGAATCAGAGGCAGAAGAACTCTTAACAGGAATTGGGATTCCCGAAGAGTTCTTCTATCAAAAAATGTCTTTGATTCCCATTGATCTTCAATTTCGAGTCCTCCTATGCCAAGCATTATTTGGACATCCAGAAGCACTCCTCCTTGATGAACCTACTAACCATTTGGATATTCACTCGATTAATTGGCTTGGTAATTTTTTAAAAGACTATGACGGTACCGTTATTGTTGTTAGTCATGACAGGCACTTTTTAAATACCATTACTACACACATTGCGGATATTGATTATGACACCGTGATTATCTATCCTGGAAATTATGATTCCATGGTAGAAATGAAAACTGCCTCCAGAGAGCAAGAAAAAGCCGACATCAAATCAAAAGAGAAAAAAATCGCTCAACTCAAGGAATTTGTTGCTAAATTCGGAGCAGGCTCCCGAGCAAGTCAAGTACAATCTCGTTTAAGAGAAATAAAAAAACTTCAACCCCAAGAATTAAAAAAGAGCAATATTCAACGTCCATATATTCGCTTCCCCTTATCAGAAAAATCTTCTGGAAAAGTTGTATTTTCTTTAGATCACTTAAGTAAAAGTTATACTGATCATAATGTGTTTCAGCCATTTTCTTTAGAAATCTATCAGGGAGACAAACTAGGAATCATTGGAAATAATGGTCTGGGGAAAACTACGCTAATGAAGCTGCTGGCTGGAGTGGAAAATCCCTCTCAAGGATCTATCAAGATTGGTCACCAAGTAGCCTTTTCTTATTTTCCTCAAAATCACTCTGATGTTTTAAAACATTGCAAAGAAGAGACCTTATTTGAGTGGTTACGTAACCGCAAAACTGGAATTAGCGATCAAGATATTCGTAGTGTTCTGGGAAAGATGTTATTTGGGGGCGATGATGCTTTTAAGCAAATTCACACATTATCAGGAGGAGAAACAGCACGCCTATTAATGGCAGGAATGATGTTAGAAAATCATAATGTTTTAATCCTTGATGAAGCAAATAACCATTTAGATTTAGAATCTGTTTCTGCATTATCCTGGGCTATTAATGACTATAAAGGCACCGTAATATTTGTCTCTCATGACCGCACTCTAATTGATGAATGTGCAAATAAGTTGCTTATCTTTGAGAAAGGAAAGGTTATTTTCTTTGATGGCTCTATGGCAGATTATACGAGCAGTAAATCATAA
- a CDS encoding tyrosine recombinase XerC, producing MISTFYEFLNYLKTIKAASPHTLRNYCADLNDFKKFLECHEKLESSPALDLSLKETTQQKLPFSLFTKDILRLYILQLIEKKKAKRTIKRHLSTLKSFSCYCIKNNILNEDPTEGLSGPRLPKELPSPITYEQIEILMATPDLSKYTGFRDRCLLELFYSSGLRISEIVAINHEDIDFSSNLIRIQGKGKKERLIPMTPHASQWLQQYLHHPQRTQVEKDSRAIFLNRFGKRLTTRSIDRKFRKYLLLSGLSGTITPHTIRHTIATHWLENGMDLKTIQTLLGHSSLETTTIYTRVSMKLKKQTYDQAHPHS from the coding sequence ATGATTTCGACCTTTTATGAATTTCTTAATTATCTGAAGACAATAAAAGCAGCGTCACCTCATACATTAAGGAACTATTGTGCAGATCTAAATGACTTTAAAAAGTTTTTAGAATGTCATGAAAAATTGGAATCCTCACCTGCCCTAGATCTATCCCTAAAAGAAACCACACAACAAAAACTTCCTTTTTCTTTATTTACTAAAGATATTCTTCGTTTATACATCCTCCAACTTATTGAGAAAAAAAAAGCTAAACGTACAATCAAACGGCATCTTTCTACTCTAAAAAGCTTCTCTTGCTATTGTATAAAAAACAATATCCTTAATGAAGATCCTACGGAAGGACTTAGTGGTCCCCGTTTACCTAAAGAACTCCCCTCTCCCATTACCTATGAACAAATTGAAATTCTCATGGCCACTCCAGATCTATCTAAGTACACAGGCTTTCGTGATCGTTGTCTTCTAGAATTATTTTATAGCTCAGGATTACGTATCAGTGAAATTGTAGCAATAAATCACGAAGATATTGATTTTTCAAGTAACCTAATCCGAATTCAAGGGAAAGGGAAAAAAGAACGCCTGATTCCCATGACCCCCCATGCATCCCAATGGTTACAACAATATCTTCACCATCCACAAAGGACACAAGTAGAAAAAGACAGCAGAGCAATCTTTTTAAATCGTTTTGGTAAAAGATTGACAACGCGATCTATAGATAGAAAATTTCGAAAATACTTACTTCTTTCTGGATTATCTGGAACAATTACCCCCCACACCATTCGTCATACCATAGCCACACATTGGTTAGAAAATGGTATGGATTTAAAAACCATTCAAACTCTTCTCGGCCATAGTTCTCTTGAAACCACAACAATATATACTCGAGTATCCATGAAGCTAAAAAAACAAACCTATGATCAAGCCCACCCTCATAGCTAA
- a CDS encoding ribonuclease Z, translated as MSCRELVILGCSSQQPTRTRNQGAYLFRWNNEGLLFDPGEGTQRQFIFANIAPTIVSRIFISHFHGDHCLGLGSMLMRLNLDKVTHPIHCYYPASGKKYFDRLRFGTIYHETINVIEHPIDKEGIVEDFGNFRIEARYLNHLVDTLGWRITEPDTIKFIPEKIQALGLRGIIMQDLLNNKQITLNGKTIYLKDVSYIRKGDSIAVIADTLPCQAVIDLSKNARIMLCESTYLEKHRHLAENHYHMTAKQAATQASIAKAQQLILTHFSARYLNTRDFEIEAGQIFPQVAAAEEFCSYPFPKNPTSK; from the coding sequence ATGAGTTGTAGAGAATTAGTTATTTTAGGTTGCTCCAGCCAACAACCTACGCGCACAAGAAATCAAGGTGCTTATTTATTTCGCTGGAATAATGAGGGTTTACTTTTCGACCCCGGAGAGGGCACGCAAAGACAATTTATTTTTGCAAATATTGCACCTACTATCGTTTCTAGAATTTTTATCAGCCATTTTCACGGTGATCACTGCCTAGGTCTAGGTTCTATGCTCATGCGACTCAACCTAGATAAAGTGACGCATCCTATACATTGCTACTATCCCGCTTCTGGTAAAAAATATTTTGACAGACTGCGTTTTGGGACAATTTATCACGAAACAATCAACGTAATTGAGCATCCTATAGATAAAGAAGGCATAGTTGAGGATTTCGGTAATTTTCGTATTGAAGCTCGGTATCTAAACCATCTTGTTGATACTTTAGGGTGGAGAATTACAGAACCCGACACGATAAAATTTATTCCAGAAAAAATTCAAGCCTTAGGCTTACGTGGCATCATCATGCAAGATTTATTAAATAATAAGCAAATCACACTAAATGGGAAAACTATCTATCTTAAAGACGTTAGTTATATACGTAAAGGTGATAGTATTGCTGTTATTGCTGATACTCTTCCCTGCCAGGCTGTTATAGATTTATCTAAAAATGCACGTATTATGCTCTGTGAAAGCACCTATTTAGAAAAACATAGGCACTTAGCGGAGAATCATTATCATATGACTGCAAAACAAGCAGCTACACAAGCATCAATCGCAAAAGCTCAACAACTTATACTCACACATTTTTCCGCTCGCTACTTAAATACTCGAGATTTTGAAATTGAAGCAGGGCAGATTTTCCCTCAAGTGGCAGCTGCTGAGGAATTTTGTAGCTATCCCTTTCCTAAAAACCCTACTTCTAAATAA
- the lon gene encoding endopeptidase La has product MDSTTNNDPQILDPHSEEVEKLLDTAEEVEEKSNDDRSLPSDLFILPLNKRPFFPGMAAPILIESGPYYEVLKLLAKSSQKYIGLILTKKEDADILKVGFNQLYRVGVAARILRIMPIEGGSAQILLSIEERIRIIAPIKDKYLKARVSYHKDNKELTEELKAYSISIVSVIKDLLKLNPLFKEELQIFLGHSDFTEPGKLADFSVALTTATREELQEVLETTNMHDRIDKALILLKKELDLSRLQSSINQKIEATITKSQKEFFLKEQLKTIKKELGLEKEDRAIDLEKFTERLKKREVPEYAMEVIQDEIEKLQTLETSSAEYAVCRNYLDWLTIIPWGIHSKEYHDLKKAEVILNKDHYGLEDIKQRILELISVGKLSKGLKGSIICLVGPPGVGKTSIGRSIAKVLHRKFFRFSVGGMRDEAEIKGHRRTYIGAMPGKLVQALKQSQAMNPVIMIDEVDKIGASYHGDPASALLEVLDPEQNKDFLDHYLDVRVDLSNVLFILTANVLDTIPDPLLDRMEILRLSGYILEEKLQIATKYLVPRARKETGLTAREIVFQPEALKHMINHYARESGVRTLNNNIKKVLRKVALKIVKNQEKSHPKHIQYKINTKNLQDYLGKPIFSSDRFYDTTPVGVATGLAWTSLGGATLYIESVQVPSTKTDMHLTGQAGDVMKESSQIAWTYLHSALENYAPGYSFFPKAQVHIHIPEGATPKDGPSAGITMVTSLLSLLLETPVLENLGMTGEITLTGRVLSVGGIREKLIAARRSHLNVLIFPEDNRRDYEELPAYLKKGLKIHFVEHYDDVFKVAFPNLN; this is encoded by the coding sequence GTGGACTCTACGACAAATAACGACCCTCAAATTTTGGATCCTCATTCCGAAGAAGTAGAAAAGTTATTAGACACAGCAGAGGAAGTTGAAGAAAAATCTAATGATGACCGCTCGCTACCTTCAGATTTATTTATCCTCCCTTTAAATAAACGTCCATTTTTCCCAGGGATGGCAGCACCAATTCTCATCGAATCTGGTCCTTACTATGAAGTTTTAAAACTATTAGCAAAATCTTCTCAAAAGTACATCGGCTTGATTCTTACTAAAAAAGAAGATGCTGATATTTTAAAAGTGGGATTTAATCAGCTCTATCGCGTAGGGGTAGCAGCACGGATCCTACGCATCATGCCAATAGAGGGAGGAAGTGCGCAAATCCTACTGAGCATTGAAGAACGTATTCGTATTATTGCTCCGATTAAAGACAAATACCTTAAAGCACGTGTTTCCTATCACAAAGACAATAAGGAATTAACTGAAGAACTCAAAGCATATTCTATCAGCATTGTTTCGGTAATTAAAGATCTCTTAAAACTCAATCCTCTGTTTAAAGAAGAATTACAAATCTTTCTTGGTCATTCTGATTTTACTGAACCAGGGAAATTAGCGGATTTTTCTGTAGCTCTGACAACAGCAACAAGAGAAGAGTTACAAGAAGTGCTCGAAACTACAAATATGCACGATCGCATTGACAAGGCGCTTATCCTATTAAAAAAAGAATTAGATCTTAGCCGATTACAAAGTAGTATCAACCAAAAAATCGAAGCAACAATCACAAAAAGCCAAAAAGAATTCTTTTTAAAAGAGCAGTTAAAAACAATAAAAAAAGAATTAGGACTAGAAAAAGAAGATCGTGCTATTGACTTAGAAAAATTCACGGAACGATTAAAAAAACGTGAAGTTCCTGAATACGCTATGGAAGTTATCCAAGATGAAATAGAGAAACTACAAACTCTAGAAACCTCTTCTGCAGAGTACGCAGTTTGTCGTAATTACCTTGATTGGCTCACAATTATCCCCTGGGGGATTCATAGCAAAGAATACCACGATTTAAAAAAAGCGGAAGTCATCCTTAATAAAGACCACTATGGACTTGAGGACATTAAACAACGCATTCTTGAACTTATTAGCGTAGGGAAGCTATCCAAAGGACTTAAAGGAAGCATCATCTGTCTAGTAGGACCTCCAGGAGTGGGAAAAACTAGCATTGGTCGTAGCATAGCAAAAGTATTACATCGAAAGTTTTTCCGATTTTCTGTAGGCGGAATGCGTGATGAAGCTGAGATTAAAGGACATCGTCGCACCTACATTGGTGCTATGCCCGGAAAATTGGTACAGGCTTTGAAACAAAGTCAAGCCATGAATCCTGTCATTATGATTGATGAAGTAGATAAAATTGGAGCCAGCTATCATGGAGATCCAGCATCTGCTCTCCTCGAAGTTTTAGATCCAGAGCAAAACAAGGACTTTTTGGATCATTATCTAGATGTGCGTGTAGATTTATCCAACGTATTATTTATACTTACAGCAAATGTATTGGATACTATTCCTGACCCTCTTTTAGATCGAATGGAAATACTACGCTTATCAGGATATATCCTTGAAGAGAAACTCCAAATAGCTACCAAGTATCTTGTTCCCAGAGCACGTAAAGAAACTGGATTGACAGCTCGTGAGATTGTTTTCCAACCAGAAGCATTGAAACATATGATCAATCATTATGCTCGTGAATCTGGTGTAAGAACTTTAAATAACAATATTAAAAAAGTTTTAAGAAAGGTTGCTTTAAAGATAGTTAAAAACCAAGAGAAATCCCATCCAAAACACATTCAGTATAAGATTAATACAAAAAATCTTCAGGATTATCTTGGCAAACCTATCTTCTCCTCAGATCGTTTTTACGATACAACCCCTGTGGGCGTAGCTACAGGTTTAGCATGGACATCTTTAGGAGGTGCTACTCTATATATTGAGAGTGTCCAAGTCCCGTCCACAAAAACAGATATGCATCTTACAGGACAAGCAGGAGATGTAATGAAGGAATCTTCACAAATCGCTTGGACATATCTACACAGTGCTTTAGAAAACTACGCTCCAGGCTATAGCTTTTTCCCAAAAGCTCAAGTGCATATCCATATTCCTGAAGGGGCAACTCCTAAAGATGGACCTTCTGCAGGCATCACTATGGTCACTTCCCTACTTTCTCTTCTCTTGGAAACTCCCGTATTAGAGAACTTAGGTATGACAGGAGAAATTACTCTAACAGGTCGAGTATTAAGTGTAGGAGGAATAAGAGAAAAGCTTATTGCAGCACGCCGTTCTCATCTGAATGTATTAATATTTCCTGAAGATAATCGTCGTGATTACGAAGAACTCCCTGCTTATCTAAAAAAGGGACTTAAAATTCATTTTGTTGAGCATTATGACGACGTATTCAAAGTTGCCTTCCCTAATCTCAATTAA